A window of the Haloquadratum walsbyi C23 genome harbors these coding sequences:
- a CDS encoding amidohydrolase family protein, whose translation MYQYKGEDVFVIDGHVHMWDATEENIKHKGGEQFIQCFHDYHTGFTPDDRQRDMEEYRKFTPEDVKEDLFNNHVDVGVYQPTHLRDFYKEGFNTVDDLGQTLYQDHPDRFVLNGRWDPRDGEEGLKELERQKEEYDIMGAKVYTAEWKGDSKGWRLDSDDAFEFLEKCADLGVKNIHPHKGPTIRPLNKDAFDVGDVDEAASSFPELNFIVEHVGLPRLDDFCWIATQEPNVYGGIAVAAPMALGRPKRFSEIMAELLFWLGEDRLTFGSDYGIWDPDWLIEAVMETELSDEQVEEYGVEFDLEAKKKLMGENIAELYDIDIEERKKQLSTDAISQEFGLGDTYDAAAPADD comes from the coding sequence ATGTACCAATACAAGGGTGAGGATGTGTTTGTCATCGACGGGCACGTTCACATGTGGGATGCAACGGAGGAAAATATCAAACACAAAGGTGGCGAGCAGTTCATTCAGTGCTTCCATGATTATCACACCGGGTTCACGCCTGATGACCGACAGCGCGACATGGAGGAATATCGGAAGTTCACTCCCGAGGATGTCAAAGAGGATCTATTCAATAATCATGTCGACGTCGGTGTTTATCAGCCGACACACCTCCGAGATTTCTATAAAGAAGGATTCAATACTGTCGATGATCTCGGACAGACACTCTATCAGGATCATCCTGATCGGTTCGTGCTCAATGGTCGCTGGGACCCACGCGATGGCGAAGAAGGGCTCAAAGAACTTGAGCGACAAAAAGAAGAGTATGATATCATGGGTGCAAAGGTCTACACCGCGGAGTGGAAAGGTGACTCTAAGGGATGGCGGCTTGACAGCGACGATGCCTTTGAATTCTTAGAGAAATGTGCTGACCTCGGTGTGAAGAATATCCACCCACACAAGGGTCCAACAATCCGACCGCTCAACAAGGACGCATTCGATGTAGGCGATGTTGATGAAGCAGCATCATCATTCCCAGAGCTGAATTTCATTGTTGAGCACGTTGGTCTTCCACGGCTTGATGACTTCTGTTGGATTGCAACCCAGGAACCAAACGTCTATGGTGGGATTGCAGTTGCAGCTCCGATGGCACTCGGTCGTCCAAAGCGGTTCTCAGAAATCATGGCTGAATTACTATTCTGGCTTGGTGAGGATCGATTGACTTTCGGCTCGGATTACGGTATTTGGGATCCTGACTGGCTCATTGAGGCAGTGATGGAAACCGAACTCAGCGATGAGCAGGTCGAAGAATACGGCGTTGAGTTCGATCTTGAGGCGAAAAAGAAGCTCATGGGTGAGAATATCGCCGAATTGTATGATATCGATATTGAAGAGCGAAAGAAACAGCTCAGTACCGACGCTATTAGCCAAGAATTCGGTCTTGGTGACACATACGACGCAGCTGCCCCAGCGGATGACTAA
- a CDS encoding 50S ribosomal protein L16, which translates to MSDKPASMYRKLSKPSYTRRDYVTGIPGSKIAQHNMGNLQTGPQDYPVQISLRIEEECQIRHGSLESARLSANRTMLKQVGQDNYKMVLRKFPHQILRENKQATGAGADRVSDGMRQAFGKPVGTAARIQQNERVFTIYCEVDDASVAKDGLRRAYNKMSPPCRIDVEKGQKLLIS; encoded by the coding sequence ATGTCTGATAAGCCCGCTTCTATGTACCGGAAGCTCTCAAAGCCGTCCTATACGCGGCGTGACTATGTCACTGGGATCCCCGGTTCGAAAATCGCACAGCATAACATGGGAAACCTCCAGACAGGACCGCAAGACTATCCTGTTCAGATTAGCCTTCGGATTGAGGAGGAGTGTCAAATTCGTCATGGCTCACTCGAGTCCGCTCGGCTCTCAGCAAACCGAACAATGCTCAAGCAGGTTGGACAAGATAATTACAAAATGGTTCTCCGAAAGTTCCCGCACCAGATTCTTCGTGAAAACAAACAAGCAACTGGTGCTGGCGCAGACCGGGTCTCAGATGGGATGCGACAAGCTTTCGGAAAGCCTGTTGGGACAGCTGCCCGTATCCAACAGAATGAGCGAGTATTTACTATTTACTGTGAGGTTGACGATGCGTCTGTTGCGAAGGATGGTCTTCGCCGTGCATATAATAAGATGTCACCGCCATGTCGAATCGACGTTGAGAAAGGACAAAAACTGCTGATCTCCTGA
- the pheA gene encoding prephenate dehydratase, with translation MQIVTLGPAGTYSHRAARAVDNNVGFKESVSAIVAAVDTEEYERGVVPIENSIEGSVTETLDSIADSDVAVTQEIVTPIRHALLAQSSEFELIASHSQALAQCRSYLEDTYPDVRAEAVASTARGVERAREDPGVAGIGHPDNAGDILTVISEDIQDRSSNATRFFVVAPETERVTAGGRSTVVVYPNANYPGLLLELLEAFADRDINLSRIESRPSGNRLGDYLFHIDFEAGLYESRAQEALKSIESIATDGWVKRLGSYDRRHVVE, from the coding sequence ATGCAAATAGTCACGCTCGGACCAGCAGGGACATATTCACACCGGGCTGCCCGCGCTGTTGATAATAATGTTGGATTCAAAGAATCGGTCTCTGCGATAGTCGCCGCTGTTGATACTGAAGAGTACGAACGTGGTGTCGTTCCGATTGAAAACAGTATCGAAGGGAGCGTTACTGAAACACTCGATTCAATTGCTGACAGTGACGTAGCAGTTACACAGGAGATTGTCACGCCAATTCGACATGCACTCCTTGCACAATCATCAGAGTTTGAATTAATCGCCTCACACTCACAGGCACTCGCGCAGTGTCGATCATATCTCGAAGATACCTATCCTGACGTGCGCGCTGAAGCGGTTGCAAGCACAGCTCGTGGCGTTGAGCGCGCTCGTGAGGACCCGGGTGTCGCTGGAATTGGTCATCCAGATAACGCGGGTGACATATTAACCGTTATTTCAGAGGATATCCAAGATCGGTCATCAAATGCAACACGATTCTTTGTTGTTGCTCCTGAGACTGAGCGTGTGACAGCTGGTGGACGCTCAACAGTTGTCGTCTATCCAAATGCGAACTACCCCGGACTATTATTAGAGCTACTGGAGGCATTTGCTGATCGTGATATTAATCTCTCACGTATTGAGTCCCGACCGAGTGGAAATCGACTGGGCGACTATTTGTTTCATATTGACTTTGAAGCTGGATTGTATGAATCGCGAGCTCAAGAGGCACTAAAGTCGATTGAATCAATCGCAACTGATGGATGGGTCAAGCGACTTGGGTCATATGACCGTCGACATGTTGTTGAATGA
- the thsB gene encoding thermosome subunit beta has translation MIIMGEDAQRVKDQDAQEYNIQAARAVSEAVQSTLGPKGMDKMLVDSMGDVTITNDGVTILQEMDIDNPTAEMIVEVAETQEDEAGDGTTTAVAIAGELLKNAEELLEQDIHPTAAIRGFNLASEEARSEIGEITQAVEPGETELLQKVAETSMTGKSSELDKELLAELVVKTVEAITVEANDGSYVVDLENLNIETQTGRAAAESELLNGAAIDKDPVHDDMPTAAAEANILLLNEPIEVEETDVDTQVNIESPDQLQQFLDQEEKQLKEKVEKIADAGADVVFCQKGIDDLAQHYLAKEDILAVRRAKKSDVGFLKNVLEASVVSDLDSVTESDLGYGSVRRDGEDELFYVEGLGSETHGVTLLLRGSTDHVVDELERGINDAIDVVSTTVSDGRVVAGGGAIEVEVARRLRDYADSVSGREQLAVEAFADALELVPRVLAENAGLDSIDTLVNLRKAHENGDANAGLNVYSSDVEDSFDAGVVEPAHSKEQAIASAAEAANLVLKIDDIIAADELSTSGDDEEGGPGGAGGMGGMGGMGGMGGAM, from the coding sequence ATGATCATTATGGGCGAGGACGCACAGCGCGTCAAGGATCAAGACGCCCAAGAATACAATATTCAGGCGGCTCGAGCCGTATCTGAGGCTGTACAGTCAACACTCGGACCAAAGGGAATGGATAAGATGCTCGTCGACTCAATGGGTGATGTCACAATCACGAATGACGGCGTCACTATCCTGCAGGAAATGGATATTGATAATCCAACGGCTGAAATGATTGTTGAAGTCGCCGAGACGCAGGAAGATGAGGCTGGCGACGGAACAACAACCGCGGTTGCTATTGCTGGTGAGCTTCTAAAGAACGCTGAAGAACTTCTTGAACAGGATATTCATCCAACAGCCGCGATTCGTGGCTTTAATCTTGCGAGCGAAGAAGCCCGATCAGAGATTGGTGAAATAACACAGGCAGTCGAACCTGGCGAGACAGAGCTTCTTCAGAAGGTCGCTGAAACATCAATGACAGGAAAGAGCTCTGAACTCGATAAAGAGCTCTTAGCTGAATTGGTCGTTAAGACCGTTGAGGCAATCACTGTTGAAGCCAATGATGGATCTTACGTTGTTGATCTTGAAAATCTCAATATTGAGACCCAAACCGGACGAGCAGCAGCCGAATCTGAGTTGCTCAACGGGGCGGCAATTGATAAAGACCCAGTTCATGATGATATGCCAACTGCTGCCGCAGAGGCAAATATCCTGCTGTTGAACGAACCGATTGAGGTTGAAGAGACGGATGTTGATACGCAGGTGAATATTGAGTCACCAGACCAGTTGCAGCAGTTCCTTGATCAAGAAGAAAAACAACTCAAGGAGAAGGTTGAGAAAATCGCAGATGCTGGTGCTGACGTTGTTTTCTGTCAGAAAGGCATTGATGATCTTGCACAACATTATCTTGCGAAAGAAGACATCCTTGCAGTCCGTCGGGCAAAGAAATCAGATGTCGGCTTCTTAAAGAATGTTCTTGAAGCTAGCGTCGTCTCTGATCTTGACAGTGTTACTGAGAGTGATCTTGGATATGGATCGGTTCGACGCGATGGTGAAGATGAGTTATTCTATGTAGAAGGATTGGGCTCAGAGACGCATGGTGTGACTCTATTGCTCCGTGGATCGACTGATCACGTTGTTGACGAACTTGAGCGCGGTATCAATGATGCAATTGATGTGGTCTCAACAACTGTCTCAGATGGTCGTGTTGTTGCTGGTGGTGGAGCAATCGAAGTTGAGGTCGCTCGTCGCCTTCGCGACTACGCTGATTCTGTCAGCGGTCGTGAGCAGTTGGCTGTTGAAGCATTCGCAGATGCGCTTGAACTTGTTCCCCGAGTCCTCGCAGAAAACGCAGGTCTTGATTCAATCGATACACTCGTCAATCTGCGGAAAGCTCATGAGAACGGCGACGCGAACGCTGGTCTCAATGTATACAGTAGCGATGTTGAAGACTCATTCGACGCCGGTGTTGTTGAGCCAGCACACTCGAAAGAACAGGCAATCGCTTCAGCCGCTGAAGCCGCAAATCTTGTTCTCAAGATTGACGATATTATCGCCGCTGACGAGCTGAGCACCAGCGGTGATGATGAGGAAGGCGGTCCAGGTGGAGCCGGTGGCATGGGCGGTATGGGTGGTATGGGCGGTATGGGCGGTGCAATGTAA
- the hisH gene encoding imidazole glycerol phosphate synthase subunit HisH yields the protein MSVIIQFVYVRNNFSNVCENFCVSTQTTADIILVDYGLGNLRSVTRGLERAGASVTLSTDPETLADADGIVLPGVGAFSEGMENAGPFRNALAAAVDRGQPVFGICLGMQMLLTSSEEADHAGEGEVKGLDFISGRNRRFDGNQKVPHMGWNELSISREHPLVDDVDGKYAYFVHSYYADPDDSNAVVATADYAGEFPAVVADESGSVFGTQFHPEKSGETGLQILKNFVEFCRTA from the coding sequence TTAGCAATGTATGTGAAAATTTCTGTGTGAGCACTCAAACAACTGCAGATATTATACTTGTTGATTATGGGCTTGGAAATCTCCGGTCAGTGACGCGAGGATTAGAGCGCGCCGGAGCATCAGTGACGCTTTCGACCGATCCAGAGACTCTCGCTGATGCGGATGGCATTGTTCTTCCAGGTGTTGGGGCATTCAGCGAAGGAATGGAAAATGCAGGTCCATTTCGAAACGCACTTGCTGCTGCTGTTGACCGTGGTCAACCGGTTTTTGGCATCTGTCTCGGAATGCAAATGCTTCTGACGAGCAGTGAAGAAGCCGACCACGCTGGCGAAGGAGAAGTGAAAGGGCTTGATTTTATCTCTGGACGGAATCGTCGTTTCGATGGTAATCAGAAGGTTCCTCACATGGGATGGAACGAACTTTCGATTAGCCGCGAACACCCACTTGTTGATGATGTTGATGGGAAATATGCATATTTTGTGCACTCGTACTATGCTGACCCTGATGACTCAAATGCGGTTGTCGCAACAGCTGATTATGCGGGTGAATTTCCTGCAGTTGTTGCTGATGAGTCAGGTTCCGTCTTTGGAACACAGTTTCATCCTGAGAAATCCGGAGAAACAGGATTGCAAATTCTCAAAAACTTCGTTGAATTTTGTCGGACTGCGTGA
- a CDS encoding DUF5785 family protein, with protein MEWPHDPDGEQGSEGRRKYGHAVIAKKVNEDEDFPLDCDAFVSEYGDHPVRIDNETVISVADVFEHVEEAEFADFIEFHQALGRAMRQGDLWSYEGAEEFVGTESEA; from the coding sequence ATGGAGTGGCCACATGATCCCGACGGAGAGCAGGGCTCAGAAGGGCGTCGAAAGTATGGGCATGCTGTGATTGCAAAGAAAGTAAACGAAGACGAGGACTTCCCGCTTGATTGCGACGCATTCGTCAGCGAATACGGCGACCACCCAGTTCGTATTGATAATGAGACCGTTATTTCGGTTGCTGACGTGTTCGAACACGTTGAAGAAGCAGAGTTCGCGGACTTTATCGAATTTCATCAAGCACTTGGACGTGCGATGCGCCAGGGTGACCTTTGGTCGTATGAGGGTGCAGAGGAATTTGTTGGGACTGAAAGCGAGGCTTGA
- a CDS encoding metal-sulfur cluster assembly factor yields MTTRDTVRARLDRVSDPELDESIVELGYVDHIEISDEYGVVTLAFTLPTAWCSPAFAWMMSVDARDEIESIAGVNRAVIRLREHMHQDEINEGVNARRSFDASFPDADGEVASVRATLDDKARLSRQYEAVESLLEADITPAQICGLTPADIDIHTGDDRRSEDAFAAVYLESESFAVTVPARPLDRYLRKARTVEYITSENDTLFRTPEGEPVSVENFELVHRRGRLAQTNMTGQGGVCDALNESRRDKLNRDTPVAADAD; encoded by the coding sequence ATGACAACACGTGATACCGTCCGGGCACGGCTTGACCGCGTTAGTGACCCCGAGCTTGATGAATCAATCGTCGAACTCGGGTATGTCGATCATATCGAAATTAGTGATGAGTATGGGGTTGTCACGCTTGCATTCACACTCCCAACGGCGTGGTGTTCGCCTGCGTTTGCGTGGATGATGTCGGTTGACGCTCGCGATGAGATTGAATCAATCGCTGGTGTGAATCGGGCAGTCATCCGCCTTCGTGAGCATATGCACCAAGATGAAATCAATGAGGGCGTGAACGCCCGACGGTCATTCGATGCATCATTCCCAGACGCCGATGGAGAGGTTGCCTCTGTCCGCGCAACGCTTGATGACAAGGCGCGTCTCTCACGCCAGTATGAAGCAGTCGAATCACTGCTTGAGGCTGATATCACACCGGCACAGATATGTGGATTAACGCCAGCAGATATCGATATTCACACTGGTGATGATCGCCGCTCTGAGGATGCATTTGCGGCTGTCTATCTTGAATCGGAATCATTTGCAGTGACAGTTCCAGCGCGTCCGCTTGATCGGTATCTCCGAAAGGCGCGAACAGTCGAATATATCACCTCAGAGAATGACACGCTGTTTCGCACACCTGAGGGCGAACCGGTCTCGGTTGAGAACTTTGAACTCGTCCATCGACGAGGAAGGCTTGCACAGACGAATATGACTGGACAAGGTGGTGTCTGTGATGCACTCAATGAAAGCCGTCGAGACAAACTCAATCGTGATACACCAGTCGCTGCGGATGCTGATTAG
- a CDS encoding cold-shock protein — MAQGTVDFFNDTGGYGFISTEDADEDVFFHMEDIGGPDLEEGQDLEFEIVQADKGPRAKNVERL, encoded by the coding sequence ATGGCGCAAGGTACTGTCGACTTCTTTAACGACACAGGCGGTTACGGATTCATCTCCACCGAGGATGCAGACGAGGACGTTTTCTTCCACATGGAAGATATTGGCGGTCCAGACCTCGAAGAGGGCCAAGATCTCGAGTTTGAAATTGTGCAAGCGGATAAAGGTCCGCGTGCGAAGAACGTCGAGCGCCTGTAA
- a CDS encoding VanZ family protein, whose translation MWLFVQLSKENRYRRWVPSICCAIIIFAVSIIPLQNGGHTTMGIGFILRVDIILHVVGYAVLAWAIVGARKVGLTDYDEILLILIFVTVFGAGIEGIQTIIPTRQSSITDMIANAVGATTIFTPSVFDCVRQRYQ comes from the coding sequence ATGTGGCTGTTTGTCCAGTTATCGAAAGAGAACCGATACAGACGCTGGGTGCCTTCTATTTGCTGTGCAATTATTATTTTTGCTGTATCAATTATTCCACTACAAAACGGGGGTCATACAACGATGGGTATTGGATTCATTCTGCGTGTGGATATTATCTTACACGTAGTTGGATATGCAGTATTAGCATGGGCAATTGTTGGTGCGCGAAAAGTTGGTCTTACAGATTATGATGAGATACTTCTAATACTCATTTTTGTGACTGTATTTGGAGCTGGAATCGAAGGAATCCAAACAATAATCCCGACACGACAATCATCAATCACTGATATGATTGCAAACGCTGTGGGTGCTACAACCATCTTCACACCTTCCGTTTTTGATTGTGTAAGACAACGATATCAATAG
- a CDS encoding ornithine cyclodeaminase family protein, translating into MQRETLLLNATDVKQNAPMAEVVPAIEDAFAAFQRGDAQMPAKSYIELPQYNGDFRSMPAYLDAGTWDAAGIKWVNVHTDNRDNFDLPTVLGTMIYSDPETAFPLAILDGRELTMQRTGAAAAVATDYLAIPDASSLGIVGAGVQSYTQLEAISQVRPIETVVVADRDDTRVAEFIEAFDTEFDVHAGSVSDAAGCDVLSTVTPVEDPIIPREAVGDHTHINAMGADAPGKHELADEILFDAMIIIDDHEQTTHSGEINVLWQANQLDESDINASIGEVVLNQHQGRDQKTGISVFDSTGLAIQDVATAHVVYEHACANGNGYNFDLLGFAGAD; encoded by the coding sequence ATGCAACGTGAGACGCTCTTATTGAATGCCACGGATGTCAAACAGAATGCTCCGATGGCTGAGGTTGTTCCTGCTATTGAGGACGCGTTCGCTGCCTTCCAGCGTGGAGACGCACAGATGCCAGCGAAGTCTTATATTGAGTTACCACAGTATAATGGTGATTTCCGCTCAATGCCAGCGTATCTTGATGCTGGAACATGGGATGCAGCTGGAATCAAGTGGGTAAATGTTCATACAGATAATCGCGACAATTTTGACCTCCCGACAGTTCTTGGGACGATGATATATTCTGATCCTGAGACTGCATTCCCGCTTGCGATACTTGATGGACGAGAACTGACGATGCAGCGAACTGGTGCTGCTGCGGCTGTTGCTACCGATTACCTTGCCATCCCAGATGCATCCTCGCTCGGGATTGTGGGCGCGGGTGTTCAATCATACACGCAATTAGAGGCGATTTCGCAGGTTCGACCGATCGAGACTGTTGTTGTTGCCGATCGTGACGATACCCGTGTTGCAGAATTTATCGAGGCGTTTGATACCGAATTTGACGTCCATGCAGGATCAGTCAGTGATGCGGCTGGGTGTGACGTTCTTTCGACTGTAACGCCTGTTGAAGACCCAATCATTCCCCGAGAAGCGGTTGGTGACCACACACATATCAACGCAATGGGAGCAGACGCACCAGGTAAACACGAACTTGCAGATGAAATTCTCTTTGACGCGATGATTATTATTGATGATCACGAACAGACGACCCACTCAGGCGAAATTAATGTTCTGTGGCAGGCGAACCAATTGGATGAGAGTGATATCAACGCTTCAATTGGTGAGGTAGTCCTCAATCAGCATCAAGGGAGAGATCAAAAGACGGGTATTTCAGTGTTTGATTCAACCGGTCTTGCAATTCAAGATGTCGCGACTGCGCACGTCGTTTATGAACATGCATGTGCAAATGGTAATGGATATAATTTTGACCTTCTCGGCTTTGCAGGAGCAGATTGA
- the nucS gene encoding endonuclease NucS: MTTTRLYRPTHRDAFELLGSAFEDERLLTMFGLCEVQYEGRASSTLGPGQRLVIYKPDGTSLVHTGENHEPVNWQPPGSTHNASVRDGQLRIRSTRSNPTEQLDVMFERVETISAYAVTDRSDLKLTGSEEDLRQWILDQPEVIEQGFDPIATERQTTAGPIDIFGTDNAGHPVVIELKRRRVGPSAASQLQRYVEAITAELSDTSTRGILVAPSITDRTASLLDKWNFEYRSVDIE; this comes from the coding sequence ATGACCACAACAAGACTTTATCGACCAACACATCGAGATGCATTCGAATTACTAGGGTCTGCATTCGAGGATGAGCGACTTCTGACAATGTTCGGTCTGTGTGAAGTTCAGTATGAAGGACGAGCGAGCTCAACATTGGGTCCAGGACAGCGTCTTGTCATATACAAACCTGATGGAACTTCGCTCGTTCATACAGGCGAGAATCATGAACCGGTAAACTGGCAGCCACCCGGGTCAACGCACAATGCGAGCGTTCGTGACGGACAACTTCGTATTCGAAGCACGCGGAGCAATCCTACAGAACAACTTGATGTTATGTTTGAGCGCGTTGAGACGATCTCCGCATACGCAGTCACTGATCGAAGTGATCTTAAATTAACTGGAAGCGAAGAGGATCTTCGACAGTGGATCCTCGATCAGCCAGAGGTCATTGAACAAGGCTTTGATCCGATTGCAACTGAACGACAGACAACAGCAGGACCAATTGATATTTTTGGAACGGATAATGCCGGTCACCCTGTCGTTATTGAATTAAAACGGCGTCGAGTAGGACCATCGGCTGCAAGTCAACTTCAGCGATACGTCGAAGCAATCACAGCGGAGTTGTCGGATACCTCTACACGCGGGATACTTGTTGCCCCCTCAATCACCGATCGAACAGCCTCACTACTTGATAAATGGAATTTTGAGTACCGTTCTGTCGATATTGAATAG